The following are encoded together in the Stegostoma tigrinum isolate sSteTig4 chromosome 42, sSteTig4.hap1, whole genome shotgun sequence genome:
- the stx5a gene encoding syntaxin-5a translates to MNTRRRHGPSSTEQGVYLGPTQTQVLTSKPIPSASIASGPAPAIHGEIMSCRDRTQEFVAACKSMQSRQNGLQVNKPLLNAVRQRSEFTTMAKRIGKDLSNTFSKLEKLTILAKRKSLFDDKAIEIEELTYIIKQDINSLNKQIAQLQDFVRTKESQNGRHLQTHSNTIVVSLQSRLASMSNDFKSVLEVRTENLKMQRNRREQFSHATVSSLPPSAANGYGGSVLLQDDARRSGDIAIDMDAKTSQQLQLIDEQDSYLQSRADTMQNIEATIVELGSIFQQLAHMVKEQEETIQRIDANVEDTQLNVAAAHTEILKYFQSVTSNRWLMIKIFLILAIFFIVFVVFLA, encoded by the exons ATGAATACGCGAAGACGCCACGGTCCCTCCAGTACTGAGCAGGGAGTCTACCTCGGGCCAACGCAGACGCAAGTCCtcacttccaaacccatacctTCAGCATCAATTGCTTCTGGCCCGGCCCCCGCCATTCACGGAGAGATCATGTCCTGCCGCGATCGCACGCAGGAGTTTGTTGCTGCTTGCAAGTCCATGCAAAGCAGACAG AATGGGCTACAAGTTAACAAGCCTCTCCTGAATGCTGTACGCCAGCGGAGCGAGTTCACCACCATGGCAAA ACGGATCGGTAAAGATTTGAGTAATACATTCTCCAAGCTGGAAAAGCTGACCATAC TGGCGAAGCGGAAATCCTTGTTTGATGACAAAGCTATTGAAATTGAGGAGTTGACCTACATCATCAAACAG GATATAAACAGCCTGAACAAGCAGATTGCACAACTGCAGGACTTCGTGAGAACTAAGGAGAGCCAGAATGGCCGTCACTTACAGACGCATTCCAATACAATTGTGGTCTCGCTACAG TCCCGGCTGGCCTCCATGTCGAATGATTTTAAGTCGGTTCTCGAAGTGAGGACAGAG AATCTCAAAATGCAGAGAAACAGGAGAGAGCAGTTCTCACATGCTACAGTTTCAAGCCTCCCACCATCAGCCGCAAATGGTTATG GTGGTTCGGTGTTGCTGCAAGATGATGCACGCAGGTCAGGGGACATCGCCATTGACATGGATGCCAAGACCAGCCAGCAGCTTCAGCTCATTGATGAGCAG GATTCCTATCTCCAGAGCAGAGCTGACACAATGCAGAACATCGAAGCCACCATCGTGGAGCTGGGCTCCATATTCCAGCAACTCGCGCACATGGTCAAGGAGCAGGAAGAGACCATCCAGAG GATCGACGCCAATGTCGAGGACACGCAGCTGAATGTGGCAGCGGCTCATACTGAGATCCTCAAATACTTCCAGTCTGTCACCTCCAACCGCTGGCTGATGATCAAGATCTTCCTCATCCTCGCTATCTTCTTCATCGTCTTCGTGGTGTTTCTCGCCTAG